One part of the Lapillicoccus jejuensis genome encodes these proteins:
- a CDS encoding ABC transporter substrate-binding protein — MTSSSRPTPRPTSTTIGRRGFLGLAGALGAGALAACGGNTGRGDSGSGATGSNGKPAIAQWYHAYGESGTQQAVEGYAKAYPDGSVTVKWFPSGYDNTVASALLTATGPDVFENGNGPSIDMIQGKQVVDLTGILGDAQSDFTPSLIERMTYQGKLYAVPQVTDMQLMVYRKSLLEKAGVQPPTTVDELLAAAKKLTTDKVKGLFAGNDGGVGVLGGPMLWSAGLDYLNSDQTAFGFDDPKAAEGFAKLRTLFTSGSLLLGAPADWSDPSAFTQGLVAMQWTGLWTLPAIEKAFPGDYGVMAWPGLASGDKGSVPVGAYGSCVSAKAKDVEASKAFVKWLWVDQTDKQLDFAQSYGFHIPARKSVAQKASKLSSGPAADAVTLVNENGHAQTPLLWTPKCQTAFSDGLNRIVRSGADPTAEIATMKTVADAELKRVGG, encoded by the coding sequence ATGACGTCGTCCAGCCGCCCCACCCCCCGCCCCACCTCGACGACGATCGGCCGTCGCGGCTTCCTCGGCCTCGCCGGCGCGCTCGGCGCGGGAGCGCTCGCCGCCTGCGGCGGCAACACGGGCCGGGGTGACTCCGGCAGCGGGGCGACCGGCTCGAACGGCAAGCCGGCGATCGCGCAGTGGTACCACGCGTACGGCGAGTCCGGGACCCAGCAGGCGGTCGAGGGCTACGCGAAGGCCTACCCCGACGGGTCGGTCACCGTGAAGTGGTTCCCCTCCGGCTACGACAACACGGTCGCCTCGGCGCTGCTCACCGCGACCGGCCCCGACGTCTTCGAGAACGGCAACGGCCCGAGCATCGACATGATCCAGGGCAAGCAGGTCGTCGACCTCACCGGGATCCTCGGCGACGCGCAGTCCGACTTCACGCCGTCGCTCATCGAGCGGATGACCTACCAGGGCAAGCTGTACGCCGTCCCGCAGGTCACCGACATGCAGCTCATGGTCTACCGCAAGAGCCTGCTCGAGAAGGCCGGGGTGCAGCCGCCGACGACGGTCGACGAGCTGCTGGCCGCGGCGAAGAAGCTGACCACCGACAAGGTCAAGGGCCTCTTCGCCGGTAACGACGGAGGCGTCGGCGTGCTCGGCGGGCCCATGCTGTGGTCGGCCGGGCTGGACTACCTCAACAGCGACCAGACCGCGTTCGGCTTCGACGACCCGAAGGCGGCCGAGGGCTTCGCCAAGCTGCGCACCCTCTTCACCAGCGGCTCGCTGCTGCTCGGCGCCCCGGCCGACTGGTCGGACCCGTCGGCCTTCACCCAGGGCCTGGTCGCGATGCAGTGGACCGGCCTGTGGACCCTGCCGGCGATCGAGAAGGCCTTCCCCGGCGACTACGGCGTCATGGCGTGGCCGGGTCTCGCGAGCGGCGACAAGGGCTCGGTCCCGGTCGGCGCCTACGGCTCGTGCGTCAGCGCCAAGGCCAAGGACGTCGAGGCGAGCAAGGCGTTCGTCAAGTGGCTCTGGGTCGACCAGACCGACAAGCAGCTGGACTTCGCGCAGTCCTACGGCTTCCACATCCCGGCCCGGAAGTCGGTGGCGCAGAAGGCGTCCAAGCTCTCGTCCGGCCCGGCCGCCGACGCGGTGACCCTCGTCAACGAGAACGGCCACGCCCAGACCCCGCTGCTGTGGACCCCGAAGTGCCAGACCGCGTTCTCCGACGGGCTCAACCGGATCGTGCGCAGCGGCGCCGACCCCACGGCGGAGATCGCGACGATGAAGACGGTGGCCGACGCCGAGCTCAAGCGCGTCGGTGGCTGA
- a CDS encoding PfkB family carbohydrate kinase — MAGGYDPLAAQRGPGEPEFDVLLAGTVFLDIIFTGLPALPTGGTEVWAEGMGSCPGGIANLATATSRLGLRTSLAAAFGDDDYADFCWRTLEQQEGVDLSRSRRFDGWHSPVTVSMALDHDRGMLTHGHPSPLTSNQLIGEPPTTRSVLVDLAEAFDGEGPSWVEQAAASGALVFGDIGWDASGSWSPAVLDRLEHCHAFLPNAPEAMAYTRADTAHDALYSLADRVPLAVVTLGPEGAIAIDGTTGEEASVPALRVPALDATGAGDVFAAALVLGTLRGWPLGDRLAFATLCSSLAVQQFGGSLAAPGWGDLADWWHAARSDPATTAYATAVRRRFAFLDDVLPDQQTLATGAPVRRAAATVARQSDA; from the coding sequence ATGGCCGGCGGCTACGACCCCCTCGCCGCCCAACGCGGTCCGGGAGAGCCGGAGTTCGACGTCCTGCTCGCCGGAACCGTCTTCCTCGACATCATCTTCACCGGGTTGCCCGCGTTGCCGACCGGCGGCACCGAGGTGTGGGCCGAGGGGATGGGCTCGTGCCCCGGGGGCATCGCCAACCTCGCGACGGCGACGAGCCGGCTGGGCCTGCGCACCTCGCTGGCCGCCGCCTTCGGCGACGACGACTACGCCGACTTCTGCTGGCGCACGCTCGAGCAGCAGGAGGGGGTCGACCTCAGCCGCTCCCGGCGCTTCGACGGCTGGCACTCGCCGGTCACCGTGTCGATGGCGCTCGACCACGACCGGGGGATGCTCACCCACGGCCACCCGTCCCCGCTGACGTCGAACCAGCTCATCGGTGAGCCGCCGACGACCCGCAGCGTCCTCGTCGACCTCGCCGAGGCGTTCGACGGCGAGGGCCCGTCGTGGGTGGAGCAGGCGGCCGCCTCGGGGGCCCTCGTCTTTGGCGACATCGGCTGGGACGCGAGCGGGTCGTGGTCACCCGCGGTCCTCGACCGGCTCGAGCACTGCCACGCCTTCCTGCCCAACGCCCCCGAGGCGATGGCCTACACCCGGGCCGACACCGCGCACGACGCGCTCTACTCCCTCGCCGACCGCGTCCCCCTCGCGGTCGTCACGCTGGGCCCGGAGGGGGCCATCGCGATCGACGGCACGACGGGGGAGGAGGCGTCGGTCCCCGCCCTGCGGGTGCCGGCCCTGGACGCCACCGGGGCGGGCGACGTGTTCGCCGCCGCGCTCGTCCTCGGCACGCTGCGCGGCTGGCCGCTGGGGGACCGGCTGGCCTTCGCGACCCTGTGCTCGTCGCTCGCGGTCCAGCAGTTCGGCGGCTCGCTCGCCGCCCCCGGGTGGGGCGACCTGGCGGACTGGTGGCACGCCGCGCGCTCCGACCCGGCGACGACCGCCTACGCGACCGCCGTCCGGCGCCGGTTCGCGTTCCTCGACGACGTCCTGCCCGACCAGCAGACGCTCGCCACCGGCGCCCCCGTCCGGCGGGCCGCCGCGACGGTGGCCCGCCAGTCCGACGCCTGA
- a CDS encoding nitroreductase family deazaflavin-dependent oxidoreductase — MEHEENTSPSTPDEDYAPSPVGWVRDQVAEIEARGDTTGTTVADRPVVVLTMRGAKTGKLRKVPLMRVEHDGAYAAVASKGGAPTHPTWYANLVANPDLDLQDGRETRPYRARQLSGDERAQWWERAVEAYPPYAEYQTKTDREIPVFVLEPR; from the coding sequence ATGGAGCACGAGGAGAACACGAGCCCGTCCACCCCCGACGAGGACTACGCCCCCAGCCCGGTCGGCTGGGTGCGCGACCAGGTCGCCGAGATCGAGGCGCGCGGCGACACCACCGGCACGACGGTGGCCGACCGACCGGTCGTCGTCCTCACCATGCGCGGAGCGAAGACCGGCAAGCTGCGCAAGGTGCCGCTCATGCGGGTCGAGCACGACGGCGCGTACGCCGCCGTGGCCAGCAAGGGCGGCGCCCCCACCCACCCGACCTGGTACGCCAACCTCGTGGCGAACCCCGACCTCGACCTGCAGGACGGCCGCGAGACGCGGCCCTACCGCGCCCGGCAGCTCTCCGGCGACGAGCGCGCGCAGTGGTGGGAGCGGGCGGTCGAGGCCTACCCGCCCTACGCCGAGTACCAGACGAAGACCGACCGCGAGATCCCGGTCTTCGTCCTCGAGCCGCGCTGA
- a CDS encoding PfkB family carbohydrate kinase: MPEQPPAGRAGRVVVVGSLNTDLTVTTARHPHPGETLLADAVRRSGGGKGANQAVAAARAGGAATAMVGAVGTDAEGDALAAALERDGVDTTALARLDGEPSGLAVITVDAGGENTILVVAGANAALTVDDAACAVVATADVVLAQLEVPQDVVAGAAAARRPGALLVLNAAPSAPLVPALAEQVDLLIVNEHEAADLAGGADRSLDDLVGTLLETVPAVLVTLGAAGSRLQRRCGEPLVVPAPVVRAVDAVGAGDTYCGVLCAALAAGLDDATAMRRASAAAALAVQRPGAQDAVPTTAEVEAALADADR, encoded by the coding sequence GTGCCCGAGCAGCCGCCCGCCGGCCGGGCGGGGCGCGTCGTCGTCGTCGGCAGCCTCAACACCGACCTCACGGTGACGACCGCCCGGCACCCGCACCCCGGGGAGACCCTCCTCGCCGACGCCGTACGACGCTCCGGTGGCGGCAAGGGCGCGAACCAGGCGGTCGCGGCCGCCCGCGCGGGCGGCGCGGCCACGGCGATGGTCGGGGCCGTCGGCACCGACGCCGAGGGCGACGCGCTGGCCGCGGCGCTCGAGCGGGACGGGGTGGACACCACGGCGCTCGCGCGCCTCGACGGCGAGCCGTCCGGCCTGGCCGTCATCACCGTGGACGCCGGCGGCGAGAACACGATCCTCGTCGTCGCCGGCGCCAACGCCGCGCTCACCGTCGACGACGCGGCGTGCGCGGTCGTGGCCACCGCGGACGTCGTGCTCGCCCAGCTCGAGGTGCCGCAGGACGTCGTGGCGGGGGCCGCCGCCGCGCGGCGGCCCGGTGCGCTCCTCGTCCTCAACGCGGCGCCGTCGGCTCCCCTGGTCCCGGCCCTCGCCGAGCAGGTCGACCTGCTCATCGTCAACGAGCACGAGGCCGCCGACCTCGCCGGTGGGGCGGACCGGTCGCTGGACGACCTCGTCGGGACGCTGCTGGAGACCGTCCCCGCGGTGCTCGTCACCCTCGGGGCCGCCGGGTCACGGCTCCAGCGCCGGTGCGGCGAGCCGCTCGTCGTCCCCGCCCCGGTCGTGCGCGCCGTCGACGCGGTCGGGGCCGGCGACACCTACTGCGGGGTGCTGTGCGCGGCCCTCGCGGCCGGGCTCGACGACGCCACGGCGATGCGGCGGGCCTCCGCCGCGGCCGCGCTCGCCGTCCAGCGCCCGGGCGCGCAGGACGCCGTCCCCACGACCGCCGAGGTGGAGGCCGCGCTCGCCGACGCCGACCGGTGA
- the recD gene encoding exodeoxyribonuclease V subunit alpha, translating to MTGRPGTERRDPLDRRVARRAEGVLRAANESGALEAADVHVAQRLGRLTGEDEPAVLLATALVVRAVRQGSVCLDLAGVDLDGVDLGVAASAVRDGAAWTRAVAASRLAAAGAVHVDHGLVYLDRYLREEQQVEQDLRARGDQAPPVVETARLEAALEDWFPSAGGGADGAPDFTEQRAAAARAATSWTTVVTGGPGTGKTTTVARLLGTLLDVAPGPLRVALAAPTGKAAARMTEAVQAAVARSDVPAAHREQLSDLRATTLHRLLGWRPGSQTRFRHDRHDPLPHDVVVVDETSMVSLTLMARLLEALRPQTRLVLVGDADQLASVDAGAVLHDLVDGLEGAGDTRVGGTGAVARLTRTHRYDDTIGALAEAVRTGDADAALAALHDGRGAVRLVTPGSADDDLVAVARRLLDAARGAEPGAALAALEQHRLLLAHRAGEYGVAHWNRRIERRLREETATAGGAWGGEWYAGRPLLVTANDYGLGLFNGDTGVVVRQPGGGLVARLADGSPDGRALPVSRLADVETAHAMTVHRSQGSQFRRVTVVLPPPDSPLLTRELLYTAVTRAQESVTVVGTADAVRAAVERPARRASGLARRLTDPATA from the coding sequence ATGACCGGCCGACCCGGGACGGAGCGGCGTGACCCGCTCGACCGCCGGGTCGCCCGGCGCGCCGAGGGAGTGCTGCGCGCGGCCAACGAGAGCGGGGCGCTCGAGGCGGCCGATGTCCACGTCGCCCAGCGACTGGGACGCCTCACGGGGGAGGACGAGCCCGCGGTGCTGCTCGCGACCGCGCTCGTCGTGCGGGCCGTGCGGCAGGGGTCGGTGTGCCTCGACCTCGCCGGGGTGGACCTGGACGGCGTCGACCTGGGCGTCGCTGCGTCCGCGGTCCGCGACGGGGCGGCGTGGACGCGGGCCGTCGCCGCGAGCCGGCTCGCCGCGGCCGGGGCGGTGCACGTCGACCACGGCCTGGTCTACCTCGACCGCTACCTGCGCGAGGAGCAGCAGGTCGAGCAGGACCTGCGTGCCCGCGGCGACCAGGCCCCACCCGTCGTCGAGACCGCTCGGCTGGAGGCCGCCCTCGAGGACTGGTTCCCCTCCGCCGGGGGCGGGGCGGACGGGGCGCCCGACTTCACCGAGCAGCGGGCCGCGGCCGCCCGCGCCGCGACGTCGTGGACGACCGTCGTCACCGGCGGACCGGGCACCGGCAAGACGACGACCGTGGCCCGGCTGCTCGGGACCCTGCTCGACGTCGCCCCCGGCCCGCTGCGGGTGGCCCTCGCCGCGCCCACGGGCAAGGCCGCCGCCCGGATGACCGAGGCGGTGCAGGCAGCGGTGGCCCGCTCCGACGTGCCGGCCGCCCACCGCGAGCAGCTCTCGGACCTGCGGGCGACCACGCTGCACCGGCTGCTGGGGTGGCGACCCGGGTCGCAGACGCGGTTCCGGCACGACCGGCACGACCCGCTGCCCCACGACGTCGTCGTCGTCGACGAGACGTCGATGGTCTCGCTCACCCTCATGGCCCGGCTGCTCGAGGCGCTGCGGCCGCAGACCCGGCTCGTCCTCGTCGGTGACGCCGACCAGCTGGCGTCGGTCGACGCCGGGGCGGTCCTGCACGACCTCGTCGACGGTCTCGAGGGAGCCGGCGACACCCGCGTCGGCGGCACGGGGGCGGTCGCCCGCCTCACCCGCACCCACCGCTACGACGACACCATCGGCGCGCTCGCGGAGGCCGTCCGCACCGGCGACGCCGACGCCGCGCTGGCCGCCCTGCACGACGGCCGGGGGGCGGTGCGGCTGGTTACCCCCGGGAGCGCCGACGACGACCTCGTGGCCGTCGCCCGCCGGCTGCTCGACGCCGCCCGGGGGGCCGAGCCCGGCGCCGCGCTGGCCGCGCTCGAGCAGCACCGGCTGCTGCTGGCGCACCGGGCGGGGGAGTACGGCGTCGCCCACTGGAACCGGCGGATCGAGCGACGGCTGCGCGAGGAGACCGCGACGGCGGGCGGCGCCTGGGGCGGGGAGTGGTACGCCGGCCGACCCCTGCTCGTCACCGCCAACGACTACGGGCTGGGGCTGTTCAACGGCGACACCGGCGTGGTCGTCCGGCAGCCCGGGGGCGGGCTCGTCGCCCGGCTCGCCGACGGGTCGCCCGACGGCCGGGCGCTCCCCGTCAGCCGGCTCGCCGACGTCGAGACCGCGCACGCGATGACGGTGCACCGCAGCCAGGGCAGCCAGTTCCGCCGGGTGACCGTCGTGCTCCCGCCACCGGACTCGCCGCTGCTCACCCGCGAGCTGCTCTACACGGCCGTCACCCGCGCCCAGGAGTCGGTCACCGTGGTCGGCACGGCCGACGCGGTCCGCGCCGCCGTCGAGCGGCCGGCGCGGCGCGCGTCCGGGCTGGCCCGCCGGCTCACCGACCCGGCCACCGCCTGA
- a CDS encoding carbohydrate ABC transporter permease codes for MAIARSTPQKAGSALRYVALGLGAVLFLVPFYLLVRNGLMREADITAPDWSWLPPVPQWGNVRELFTDPAVPIARSLANSAVIAVTQTALVLLLSGMAGYGLARIPYRHADKVLWTVVATLLIPASVTFVPSFVLVSTLGWISTLRGLIIPGLFQAFATFLFRQYFLGFPKEIEEAARIDGLGWWGTFWRIVAPNSWGFVSAIATITFIGSWNAFLWPLVIGQDQSSWTVQIAVSTFLTQQTSNLHELFVAAAVAILPLVVMFVVLQRWIVEGVERTGINE; via the coding sequence ATGGCCATCGCGCGCAGCACCCCGCAGAAGGCCGGCAGCGCCCTGCGGTACGTCGCCCTCGGGCTCGGCGCGGTGCTCTTCCTCGTCCCGTTCTACCTGCTCGTGCGCAACGGCCTCATGCGCGAGGCCGACATCACCGCGCCGGACTGGAGCTGGCTGCCCCCGGTCCCGCAGTGGGGCAACGTCCGCGAGCTCTTCACCGACCCGGCCGTGCCCATCGCCCGGTCGCTGGCCAACTCCGCCGTCATCGCCGTCACCCAGACCGCCCTCGTCCTCCTGCTGTCGGGGATGGCCGGCTACGGCCTGGCCAGGATCCCGTACCGGCACGCCGACAAGGTGCTGTGGACGGTGGTCGCGACGCTGCTCATCCCCGCGTCGGTGACCTTCGTGCCGAGCTTCGTCCTCGTCTCGACGCTGGGGTGGATCTCGACCCTGCGCGGCCTCATCATCCCCGGGCTGTTCCAGGCCTTCGCGACGTTCCTCTTCCGGCAGTACTTCCTCGGCTTCCCCAAGGAGATCGAGGAGGCGGCCCGGATCGACGGGCTCGGCTGGTGGGGGACGTTCTGGCGGATCGTCGCGCCGAACTCGTGGGGCTTCGTGTCCGCCATCGCCACGATCACCTTCATCGGCAGCTGGAACGCCTTCCTGTGGCCGCTGGTCATCGGCCAGGACCAGAGCTCGTGGACGGTGCAGATCGCCGTGTCGACCTTCCTCACCCAGCAGACGAGCAACCTGCACGAGCTCTTCGTCGCCGCCGCTGTCGCGATCCTGCCGCTCGTCGTCATGTTCGTCGTGCTGCAGCGCTGGATCGTCGAGGGCGTGGAGCGCACCGGCATCAACGAGTAG
- a CDS encoding carbohydrate ABC transporter permease, with protein sequence MAEAAAAGAGVAVRPRPSLGRRLRGDQDRNLWFWVFVGPFALGLLVFVYVPIAWSLYLSFFDSYNTVTPTTFVGLRNYGDMLSDPAFRSSLTTFLAFAVFIVPTTFVASLGLALLVHRARFLQTFFRSVFFLPTACSYVVAALIWKMSIFSGVRFGLANTILGWLGIEPVAWLSVVQPPWYWLVIVTVRLWLQVGFYMILFLAGLQRISPTLYEAAAVDGAQGFQVTRYITVPQLRATSAAVLLLLLVNAFQAFDEFYNLLATSGQYPPYGRPPLVYLYYVALGQGQDFGHGSAGAVILTLIIGLVAVLQGRVLRLGGRD encoded by the coding sequence GTGGCTGAGGCCGCTGCCGCCGGCGCCGGCGTCGCCGTACGGCCGCGGCCGAGCCTGGGGCGGCGGCTGCGCGGCGACCAGGACCGCAACCTGTGGTTCTGGGTGTTCGTCGGCCCGTTCGCCCTGGGGCTGCTCGTCTTCGTCTACGTGCCCATCGCGTGGAGCCTGTACCTGTCGTTCTTCGACTCGTACAACACCGTCACCCCGACGACGTTCGTGGGGCTGCGCAACTACGGCGACATGCTGTCCGACCCGGCGTTCCGCTCGAGCCTGACGACGTTCCTCGCCTTCGCCGTCTTCATCGTCCCGACGACCTTCGTCGCCTCGCTGGGGCTCGCCCTGCTCGTGCACCGGGCGCGCTTCCTGCAGACCTTCTTCCGCTCGGTCTTCTTCCTGCCGACCGCCTGCTCGTACGTCGTCGCCGCGCTGATCTGGAAGATGTCGATCTTCTCCGGCGTCCGCTTCGGCCTGGCCAACACGATCCTCGGCTGGCTCGGGATCGAGCCGGTGGCCTGGCTCTCCGTCGTCCAGCCGCCCTGGTACTGGCTGGTCATCGTCACCGTGCGGCTGTGGCTGCAGGTCGGCTTCTACATGATCCTCTTCCTCGCCGGGCTGCAGCGGATCTCCCCGACGCTGTACGAGGCCGCGGCGGTCGACGGCGCGCAGGGCTTCCAGGTGACCCGCTACATCACCGTCCCGCAGCTGCGCGCGACGTCGGCGGCCGTCCTGCTCCTGCTGTTGGTCAACGCGTTCCAGGCCTTCGACGAGTTCTACAACCTGCTCGCGACGAGCGGCCAGTACCCGCCGTACGGGCGCCCGCCGCTGGTCTACCTCTACTACGTCGCTCTCGGGCAGGGACAGGACTTCGGGCACGGCAGCGCCGGCGCGGTCATCCTCACCCTCATCATCGGGCTCGTCGCGGTGCTGCAGGGCCGCGTCCTGCGGCTCGGGGGGCGGGACTGA
- a CDS encoding NUDIX hydrolase has product MSRPAHDRPELTDGAVVLRPRAQGDDGDHATAYDVLAGGSVVGRASVAVGDDGSGVLSWRVDPAHGRRGIGSRALRLLVDWSLTETGQGGLGLGRVSARVAGDNGPALRTATRAGLRREGVARLGPDADGDSREEVLLGRVSDDPPLSDPSSFRTLLNSFLPRKRAIAQMLVRDEQGRVLMCQLTYKRDWDLPGGVVEVGESPRDAVTRELEEELGLTVPAGRLLLTDWLPPWSGWDDALCLVFDGGTMPADTVTRIVKQEREIRDAQFLTPALVRARATDFTARRVEAALEGDRGYTESGR; this is encoded by the coding sequence GTGAGTCGCCCAGCGCACGACCGACCGGAGCTCACGGACGGGGCCGTCGTGCTGCGCCCTCGTGCGCAGGGCGACGACGGTGACCACGCGACGGCGTACGACGTCCTGGCCGGCGGCAGCGTCGTCGGGCGGGCCTCGGTCGCCGTCGGCGACGACGGGTCGGGCGTCCTCAGCTGGCGGGTCGACCCCGCGCACGGACGCCGCGGCATCGGCTCGCGGGCCCTGCGGCTGCTCGTCGACTGGTCCCTCACCGAGACCGGGCAGGGCGGCCTCGGGCTGGGACGGGTGAGCGCGCGCGTGGCCGGCGACAACGGGCCGGCGCTGCGCACCGCGACCCGGGCCGGGCTGCGCCGCGAGGGCGTCGCGCGCCTGGGGCCGGACGCCGACGGCGACAGCCGGGAGGAGGTCCTCCTGGGCCGGGTGAGCGACGACCCGCCGTTGTCGGACCCCAGCAGCTTCCGCACCCTGCTCAACTCGTTCCTGCCCCGCAAGCGCGCCATCGCGCAGATGCTCGTGCGCGACGAGCAGGGCCGGGTCCTCATGTGCCAGCTGACCTACAAGCGCGACTGGGACCTGCCCGGTGGGGTCGTCGAGGTCGGCGAGTCACCGCGCGACGCGGTCACCCGCGAGCTCGAGGAGGAGCTCGGCCTCACCGTGCCCGCCGGCCGGTTGCTGCTCACCGACTGGCTGCCGCCGTGGAGCGGCTGGGACGACGCGCTCTGCCTCGTCTTCGACGGCGGTACCATGCCCGCCGACACGGTGACGCGGATCGTCAAGCAGGAGAGGGAGATCCGCGACGCGCAGTTCCTCACCCCCGCGCTGGTCCGGGCCCGCGCGACCGACTTCACCGCCCGCCGGGTCGAGGCCGCCCTCGAGGGCGACCGCGGCTACACCGAGTCCGGCCGCTGA
- a CDS encoding FadR/GntR family transcriptional regulator — protein MGTPPAFSPVRSVRLYERIVEQIEQAIDEGRLRPGERLPSERELVTQLGASRATVREALRVLQSAGVLESRPGDPLGPRVVTPGPAHLRKQLSRLAGAGAMSLAEVLAARMVLDGAACRLAARLRTAEQLAAIEDAVADMERRVEQGHAAFSEADVRFHDAVAAASGNLLVQVGTAAVREVVLRLVRERIDEAGGHSPTRARALMRRSLAHHREVLDAIRAGDGERAARDATRSLYAYYGGHLDAAGRRSVRALLDEPAPRALRT, from the coding sequence GTGGGGACGCCCCCGGCCTTCTCCCCGGTGCGGTCCGTGCGTCTCTACGAGCGGATCGTCGAGCAGATCGAGCAGGCCATCGACGAGGGCCGGCTGCGGCCGGGCGAACGGCTGCCGAGCGAACGCGAGCTGGTGACCCAGCTGGGGGCGAGCCGGGCCACCGTGCGCGAGGCACTGCGCGTCCTGCAGTCCGCCGGCGTCCTCGAGTCCCGTCCCGGCGACCCGCTCGGCCCGCGCGTGGTCACCCCCGGCCCGGCGCACCTGCGCAAGCAGCTGAGCCGGCTCGCCGGCGCGGGGGCGATGTCGCTCGCCGAGGTGCTGGCCGCGCGGATGGTCCTCGACGGCGCGGCCTGCCGGCTCGCCGCCCGGCTGCGGACCGCCGAGCAGCTGGCGGCCATCGAGGACGCGGTGGCGGACATGGAGCGCCGGGTCGAGCAGGGGCACGCCGCGTTCTCCGAGGCCGACGTCCGCTTCCACGACGCGGTCGCGGCGGCCAGCGGCAACCTCCTCGTCCAGGTCGGGACGGCCGCCGTCCGCGAGGTCGTCCTGCGCCTGGTCCGCGAGCGGATCGACGAGGCCGGCGGCCACAGCCCCACCCGGGCGCGCGCCCTCATGCGCCGGTCGCTGGCCCACCACCGCGAGGTGCTCGACGCGATCCGGGCCGGTGACGGGGAGCGCGCGGCCCGGGACGCGACCCGGAGCCTCTACGCGTACTACGGCGGCCACCTCGACGCCGCCGGGCGCCGCAGCGTCCGTGCGCTGCTCGACGAGCCGGCTCCGCGGGCCCTGCGCACCTGA